In a single window of the Planctomycetota bacterium genome:
- a CDS encoding hotdog domain-containing protein translates to MRDPAIRVILLPKDTNAQGSVFGGVILSHLDLAGVVEARKHANKRFVTVCMREVVFREPVYVGDIVSFYTETVKVGTTSVTVRVQVEAQRSEDPSRRAVVTEAEVVYVAVDERGRPIPVRG, encoded by the coding sequence ATGAGGGACCCCGCCATCCGCGTGATTCTTCTTCCCAAAGACACGAACGCCCAGGGTTCCGTTTTCGGTGGGGTCATTCTTTCGCACCTGGACCTGGCCGGGGTGGTGGAAGCCCGCAAACACGCCAACAAGCGCTTTGTGACCGTGTGCATGCGGGAGGTGGTCTTCCGCGAGCCGGTTTACGTGGGGGACATCGTCTCCTTCTACACGGAAACCGTGAAGGTCGGAACGACGTCCGTCACCGTCCGCGTGCAGGTGGAAGCCCAACGGTCGGAGGATCCCTCGCGTCGGGCCGTGGTCACGGAAGCGGAAGTGGTCTACGTGGCGGTGGACGAGCGCGGCCGACCGATCCCGGTGCGGGGATGA